A genomic stretch from Aminobacter aminovorans includes:
- the era gene encoding GTPase Era: MPATGGTRSGFVALIGAPNAGKSTLVNQLVGAKVSIVTHKVQTTRAIVRGIATHDNAQIVFIDTPGIFKPRRRLDTAMVTTAWGGARDADLILVLIDAERGIKGDAAAILERLKDVRQPKVLILNKVDRVDPEKLLKLTAMANESVDFERTFMVSALTGSGCKDLLDYLAKRLPEGPWYYPEDQISDLPMRQLAAEITREKLYLRLHQELPYSSHVETEKWEEKPDGSVRIEQVIYVERDSQKKIVLGHKGETIRAIGQASRMEIGGILEQKVHLFLFVKVRENWGDDPERYREMGLDFPR, encoded by the coding sequence ATGCCTGCGACGGGCGGTACCCGTTCGGGCTTCGTCGCGCTGATCGGCGCGCCGAATGCCGGCAAGTCGACGCTGGTCAACCAACTCGTCGGCGCCAAGGTGTCGATCGTCACCCACAAGGTGCAGACGACGCGCGCCATCGTGCGCGGCATCGCCACCCACGACAACGCCCAGATCGTGTTCATCGACACACCAGGCATCTTCAAGCCGCGGCGGCGCCTCGACACGGCGATGGTGACCACCGCCTGGGGCGGCGCCAGGGATGCCGACCTGATCCTGGTGCTGATCGATGCCGAACGCGGCATCAAGGGCGACGCCGCAGCCATCCTCGAACGGCTCAAGGACGTGCGTCAGCCCAAGGTGCTGATCCTCAACAAGGTCGACCGGGTCGATCCCGAAAAGCTGCTGAAGCTGACGGCGATGGCCAATGAAAGCGTCGATTTCGAGCGCACCTTCATGGTTTCGGCGCTGACCGGTTCTGGCTGCAAGGATCTGCTCGATTATCTCGCCAAGCGCCTGCCCGAGGGGCCGTGGTATTATCCCGAGGACCAGATCTCCGACCTGCCGATGCGCCAGCTGGCGGCCGAGATCACCCGCGAAAAGCTCTATCTGCGCCTGCATCAGGAACTGCCTTACTCCTCGCATGTCGAGACCGAGAAGTGGGAAGAAAAGCCCGACGGCTCGGTGCGCATCGAGCAGGTCATCTATGTCGAGCGCGACAGCCAGAAGAAGATCGTGCTCGGCCACAAGGGCGAGACCATCCGTGCCATCGGCCAGGCCTCGCGCATGGAAATCGGCGGCATCCTCGAGCAGAAGGTGCACCTGTTTTTGTTCGTCAAGGTGCGCGAGAACTGGGGCGACGATCCCGAGCGCTACCGCGAGATGGGACTGGATTTCCCGCGCTAG
- a CDS encoding NYN domain-containing protein gives MFDPREKIALFIDGANLYATSRSLGFDIDYRKLLSTFQKRGYLLRAYYYTALVEDQEYSSIRPLIDWLDYNGFKVVTKPAKEFTDATGRRKIKGNMDIELTVDALELADVVDHYVIFSGDGDFRTLVEALQRRGRKVSVISTMASQPPMISDDLRRQADHFIDLMTLKAEIGREPSERPARKLDPVEPPAQDI, from the coding sequence ATGTTTGATCCTCGCGAGAAAATCGCACTTTTTATCGACGGAGCTAATCTCTACGCCACCTCCCGCTCCCTCGGCTTCGACATCGACTATCGCAAACTGCTTTCCACCTTCCAGAAGCGCGGCTATCTGCTGCGCGCCTATTATTACACCGCACTTGTCGAGGACCAGGAATACTCCTCGATCCGCCCGCTGATCGACTGGCTCGACTATAACGGCTTCAAGGTCGTCACCAAGCCGGCCAAGGAGTTCACCGACGCCACCGGCCGACGCAAGATCAAGGGCAACATGGACATCGAGTTGACCGTCGATGCGCTCGAGCTCGCCGATGTCGTCGACCATTACGTCATCTTCTCCGGCGACGGCGATTTCCGCACGCTGGTCGAGGCACTGCAGCGCCGCGGCCGCAAGGTCTCTGTCATCTCGACGATGGCCTCGCAGCCGCCGATGATCTCGGACGATTTGCGCCGCCAGGCCGACCATTTCATCGACCTGATGACGCTGAAGGCCGAAATAGGTCGCGAACCGTCCGAGCGTCCGGCGCGCAAACTCGACCCGGTCGAACCTCCAGCCCAAGACATTTGA
- a CDS encoding sensor histidine kinase: MKNTLATVQSIVWQALRNTSNPDVIRDSIESRLFALSRSHDLLTRENWEGAGLLDLIKAALEPFGIANGRSQHVVITGSNIRVSPKVTLALGIAFHELATNAVKYGAFSNNVGSVLISWTIKPSPEGGRLVVRWQEKDGPPVMPPSRKGFGSRVLERGLAHELDGAVDLDYRVEGLVCTMDFPAACGVRDE, encoded by the coding sequence GTGAAGAATACGCTTGCCACTGTGCAGTCGATTGTCTGGCAGGCGCTGCGAAACACTTCCAATCCCGACGTGATCAGGGACTCCATCGAGTCGCGCCTCTTTGCGCTCTCACGGTCGCATGACCTGTTGACCCGCGAGAACTGGGAAGGTGCGGGGTTGCTCGATCTGATCAAGGCAGCCCTGGAGCCGTTCGGGATCGCAAATGGCAGGTCGCAGCACGTTGTCATCACCGGCAGCAACATCCGCGTCTCACCCAAGGTTACCCTGGCACTGGGCATCGCCTTCCATGAACTTGCGACCAATGCGGTAAAATACGGCGCGTTTTCCAACAATGTTGGGTCCGTCCTGATTTCATGGACGATCAAGCCCTCGCCTGAGGGCGGTCGGCTTGTCGTGCGCTGGCAGGAGAAGGACGGTCCGCCGGTCATGCCACCGTCCAGAAAGGGTTTTGGCTCGCGGGTCCTGGAGCGCGGCCTGGCACACGAACTGGATGGCGCGGTCGATCTCGACTACCGGGTGGAAGGCCTTGTCTGCACGATGGACTTTCCTGCCGCCTGTGGTGTTCGCGATGAATAG
- the pyrE gene encoding orotate phosphoribosyltransferase: protein MQTKDVLDIFRSAGAVLEGHFILTSGLRSPVFLQKARVFMHADKTEALCKALADKIRAEVTGDIDYVVGPAIGGLIPAYETSRHLKVPAIWVEREQGTFRLRRFEIEKGARVVIVEDIVTTGLSIRETIACLSELGAEVVAAACIIDRSAGKTDVGVPLVALAEYEVPAYPADQLPPELAAIPAIKPGSRNI from the coding sequence ATGCAGACAAAAGACGTTCTCGACATTTTCCGCTCGGCGGGCGCCGTGCTCGAAGGCCATTTCATCCTGACGTCGGGCCTGCGCAGCCCGGTGTTCCTGCAGAAGGCACGCGTCTTCATGCATGCCGACAAGACCGAAGCATTGTGCAAGGCGCTGGCCGACAAGATCCGCGCCGAAGTTACGGGCGACATCGACTATGTCGTCGGACCGGCGATTGGCGGGCTGATCCCTGCCTATGAGACGTCAAGGCATCTCAAGGTGCCGGCGATCTGGGTCGAGCGCGAGCAGGGCACGTTCCGGCTGCGCCGCTTCGAGATCGAAAAGGGCGCACGCGTCGTCATCGTCGAGGACATCGTCACCACCGGCCTGTCGATCCGCGAGACCATCGCGTGCCTGAGCGAGCTTGGCGCAGAGGTCGTGGCGGCAGCCTGCATCATCGACCGCTCGGCCGGCAAGACCGATGTCGGCGTGCCGCTGGTAGCCCTTGCCGAATATGAAGTGCCGGCCTATCCGGCCGACCAGCTGCCGCCGGAACTGGCGGCGATCCCGGCGATCAAGCCGGGCAGCCGGAATATCTGA
- the acpS gene encoding holo-ACP synthase, whose protein sequence is MILGIGSDLVDIRRIEKSIVRHGERFIQRIFTDVEQARAEGRRGRIASYAKRFAAKEACSKALGCGISEGVFWRDMGVVNLPGGRPTMELSGGAAKRLATMLPDGHRAVLHLTITDDFPLAQAFVIIEALPVEQPPLS, encoded by the coding sequence GTGATCCTCGGCATCGGCAGCGACCTCGTCGACATCAGGCGGATCGAAAAGTCGATCGTCCGCCATGGCGAGCGCTTCATCCAGCGCATCTTCACCGATGTAGAGCAGGCGCGTGCCGAGGGGCGACGTGGGCGGATCGCGTCCTATGCCAAGCGCTTCGCCGCCAAGGAAGCCTGCTCCAAGGCGCTCGGCTGCGGCATATCTGAAGGCGTGTTCTGGCGAGACATGGGCGTGGTCAACCTGCCGGGTGGGCGTCCGACGATGGAGCTGTCGGGAGGCGCGGCAAAAAGGCTGGCAACGATGCTGCCCGATGGCCATCGCGCTGTGCTGCACCTGACGATCACGGATGATTTTCCGCTTGCGCAAGCCTTTGTGATCATAGAGGCGCTGCCGGTCGAACAACCGCCACTATCTTAG
- a CDS encoding AraC family transcriptional regulator: MTDPLAQVIELLQPRTVFSKGISGAGAWGVRYAEFGQPGFCAVLEGSCRLAVDGEAAVVLEEGDFVLLPATPAFTMSGFEPVTPRRIDPKTAPAPTEEVRHGRQDGPADVRLLGGYFVFGSPDAALLVSLLPAMVHISGVERLATLVRLVGEEASRQDAGRDLVLGRLVEILLIEALRANRTKGSPPGFLSGLSDARISAAIRQMHGDPRRPWTVAELAGEAGLSRSAFFDRFTRTVGLRPMEYLLAWRMALARKLLGKKDIALDEVARQVGYGSASTFSTAFSRHVGQPPGRYARSDRE; encoded by the coding sequence ATGACAGATCCCCTCGCCCAGGTCATCGAACTGCTCCAGCCGCGCACGGTGTTCTCGAAGGGGATCAGCGGCGCGGGAGCCTGGGGCGTCCGCTACGCCGAATTTGGCCAGCCCGGCTTCTGCGCCGTACTCGAAGGCAGCTGCCGCCTCGCCGTCGACGGCGAGGCAGCGGTTGTGCTCGAAGAGGGCGACTTCGTGCTGTTGCCCGCTACCCCTGCCTTTACCATGTCCGGCTTCGAACCGGTGACGCCAAGGCGCATCGATCCGAAGACTGCGCCGGCGCCGACGGAGGAGGTTCGACACGGCCGGCAAGACGGCCCGGCAGATGTCCGCCTGCTCGGCGGCTATTTCGTCTTCGGCTCTCCCGATGCGGCACTTTTGGTGTCGCTGCTGCCCGCCATGGTCCATATCAGCGGTGTCGAACGGCTTGCGACGCTGGTGCGGCTCGTCGGCGAGGAAGCGAGCCGGCAAGATGCCGGCCGCGATCTCGTGCTCGGCCGTCTCGTCGAAATCCTGCTGATCGAGGCGCTGAGGGCGAACCGCACCAAGGGCTCGCCACCCGGCTTCCTCAGCGGACTTTCGGATGCCAGGATTTCAGCGGCGATAAGGCAGATGCATGGTGATCCGCGGCGGCCGTGGACGGTGGCCGAACTCGCCGGCGAGGCCGGCCTGTCGCGCTCGGCCTTCTTCGACCGCTTCACCCGAACCGTCGGGCTCAGGCCGATGGAATATCTGCTCGCCTGGCGCATGGCGCTCGCCAGGAAGCTGCTCGGTAAAAAGGACATCGCGCTCGACGAGGTCGCCCGCCAGGTCGGCTACGGCTCGGCCAGCACCTTCAGCACCGCCTTCAGCCGCCATGTCGGGCAGCCGCCGGGCCGCTACGCGCGTAGCGACCGGGAGTGA
- a CDS encoding RelA/SpoT family protein gives MMRQYELVERVQRYKPDVNEALLNKAYVYAMQKHGHQRRASGDPYFSHPLEVAAILTDMHLDEATIAVALLHDTIEDTSATRAEIDELFGPDIGKLVEGLTKLKKLDLVSKKAEQAENLRKLLLAISEDVRVLLVKLADRLHNMRTLHHVPESKRLRIAEETMDIYAPLAGRMGMQGMREELEELAFRYINPEAYRTVTERLSEMSERSIGVLGDIEKALSAQFEKYAIKADVKSRQKKPWSVFRKMETKALSFEQLSDIFGFRVVVDSVEDCYRALGSIHTTWSMVPGRFKDYISTPKQNDYRSIHTTIVGPSRQRIELQIRTREMNKIAEYGVAAHSIYKDNAGKPSNGAGHTISKETNAYGWLRRTIEQLADGDNPEDFLENTKLELFQDQVFCFTPKGMLIALPRGATPIDFAYAVHTDVGDTCVGAKVNGRVMPLMTELKNGDEVEIIRSKAQVPPAAWESIVVTGKARSAIRRATKNAIRKQYSGLGARILERAFERAGKKFSKDNLKPVLHRLARKDIEDVLASVGRGELSSNDVVRAVFPDYKEERATHPAKPREEGWSKIRNAAGMLFQIPGRSTAPTRKEQKAQGSAVPIRGVSGDLPVRFAPEGAVPGDRIVGIMQPGSGITIYPIQSPSLMAFDDQPERWIDVRWDLDEGSKERFPARLSVTAINAPGSLADIAQVVAANDANIHTLSMIRTAPDFTEMLLDLEVWDLKHLNRLISQLKDNSSVSDARRVNG, from the coding sequence ATGATGCGTCAGTATGAGCTTGTCGAGCGCGTCCAGCGCTACAAGCCTGACGTCAACGAAGCGCTGCTCAACAAGGCCTATGTCTACGCCATGCAGAAGCATGGCCATCAGCGCCGCGCCTCGGGCGATCCCTACTTCTCGCATCCGCTCGAAGTGGCGGCGATCCTCACCGACATGCATCTCGACGAGGCGACGATCGCTGTCGCCCTGCTGCATGACACCATCGAGGACACAAGTGCGACGCGCGCCGAGATCGACGAACTGTTCGGCCCCGACATCGGCAAGCTTGTCGAGGGACTGACCAAGCTCAAGAAGCTCGACCTCGTCTCCAAAAAGGCCGAGCAGGCGGAGAATTTGCGCAAGCTTCTGCTGGCGATCTCCGAGGACGTGCGCGTGCTCCTGGTCAAGCTCGCCGACCGGCTGCACAACATGCGCACGCTGCATCACGTGCCCGAAAGCAAGCGGCTGCGCATCGCCGAGGAGACGATGGACATCTATGCGCCGCTGGCCGGGCGCATGGGCATGCAGGGCATGCGCGAGGAGCTCGAAGAACTCGCCTTCCGCTACATCAATCCCGAGGCCTACCGCACCGTCACCGAGCGGCTGTCGGAAATGTCCGAGCGCTCGATAGGCGTGCTCGGCGACATCGAGAAGGCGCTGTCGGCGCAGTTCGAGAAATACGCCATCAAGGCCGATGTGAAGAGCAGACAGAAGAAGCCGTGGTCGGTGTTCCGCAAGATGGAGACCAAGGCGCTGTCCTTCGAGCAGCTGTCCGATATCTTCGGCTTCCGCGTCGTCGTCGATTCCGTCGAGGACTGCTATCGCGCGCTCGGCTCGATCCACACGACATGGTCGATGGTGCCGGGGCGGTTCAAGGACTACATCTCGACGCCGAAGCAGAACGACTACCGATCGATCCACACCACCATCGTCGGTCCGTCGCGCCAGCGCATCGAGCTGCAGATCCGCACCCGCGAGATGAACAAGATCGCCGAATACGGCGTCGCCGCGCATTCGATCTACAAGGACAATGCCGGCAAGCCGAGCAACGGCGCCGGCCACACCATCTCCAAGGAAACCAACGCCTATGGTTGGCTGCGGCGGACCATCGAGCAGCTCGCCGACGGCGACAATCCCGAGGATTTCCTCGAAAACACCAAGCTCGAACTGTTCCAGGACCAGGTCTTCTGCTTCACGCCCAAGGGCATGCTGATCGCGCTGCCGCGTGGTGCTACCCCGATCGACTTCGCTTATGCCGTGCACACCGACGTCGGCGACACCTGCGTCGGTGCCAAGGTCAACGGCCGGGTGATGCCGCTGATGACCGAGCTCAAGAACGGCGACGAGGTCGAGATCATCCGCTCCAAGGCGCAGGTGCCGCCGGCGGCGTGGGAATCGATCGTCGTCACCGGCAAGGCGCGCTCGGCGATCCGGCGGGCGACCAAGAACGCCATCCGCAAGCAATATTCCGGGCTCGGCGCCCGCATCCTCGAACGCGCTTTCGAGCGCGCCGGCAAGAAGTTCTCCAAGGACAACCTGAAGCCGGTGCTGCACCGGCTGGCGCGCAAGGACATCGAGGACGTGCTGGCTTCGGTCGGCCGCGGCGAGCTGTCGTCCAACGACGTCGTCCGCGCCGTCTTCCCCGACTACAAGGAAGAGCGCGCCACCCATCCGGCCAAGCCGCGCGAGGAAGGCTGGTCGAAGATCCGCAACGCCGCCGGCATGCTGTTCCAGATCCCCGGCCGTTCGACCGCGCCGACGCGCAAGGAACAGAAGGCACAAGGCAGTGCCGTGCCGATCCGCGGCGTCAGCGGCGACCTGCCGGTGCGCTTCGCCCCAGAGGGGGCGGTGCCTGGCGACCGCATCGTCGGCATCATGCAGCCGGGCTCGGGCATCACCATCTACCCGATCCAGTCGCCGTCGCTGATGGCCTTCGACGACCAGCCGGAGCGCTGGATCGACGTGCGCTGGGACCTCGACGAGGGCTCGAAGGAGCGTTTTCCGGCCCGGCTTTCGGTGACCGCGATCAATGCGCCGGGCTCGCTCGCCGACATCGCCCAGGTGGTCGCCGCCAACGACGCCAACATCCACACGCTGTCGATGATCCGCACCGCACCCGACTTCACCGAAATGCTGCTTGATCTCGAAGTCTGGGATCTGAAGCACCTGAACCGGCTGATCTCCCAGCTCAAGGACAATTCCAGCGTCAGCGATGCCCGCCGCGTCAACGGGTGA
- the lepB gene encoding signal peptidase I, which yields MSVAEKQKKSGGLGETVSVIVQALLLALVIRTLLFQPFSIPSGSMRPTLLEGDYLFVTKWAYGYSRYSLPLSPNLFSGRIFGSDPERGDVVVFKFPPNPSLDYIKRVVGLPGDRIQMQNGQLYINGTAVPREKVGQIDNPDITEVNRPVDVYRETLPNGVSYDTLDLTPDSIGDNTREFVVPEGHFFMMGDNRDNSTDSRFNVGFVPGENLVGRANIIFFSIANGASPLEIWKWPTEMRASRLFNFVR from the coding sequence ATGAGCGTGGCTGAAAAACAGAAGAAGTCTGGCGGGCTCGGCGAGACCGTGAGCGTCATCGTCCAGGCGCTGCTGCTTGCTTTGGTGATCCGGACGCTGCTGTTCCAGCCGTTCTCGATTCCGTCGGGCTCGATGCGGCCGACGCTGCTCGAGGGCGACTATCTGTTCGTCACCAAGTGGGCTTATGGCTATTCGCGCTATTCGCTGCCGCTGTCGCCCAACCTGTTTTCGGGCCGCATTTTCGGCTCCGATCCGGAGCGTGGCGATGTCGTCGTCTTCAAGTTCCCGCCAAATCCGTCGCTCGACTACATCAAGCGTGTCGTCGGCCTGCCCGGCGACCGCATCCAGATGCAGAATGGCCAGCTCTACATCAACGGCACCGCCGTGCCGCGCGAGAAGGTCGGCCAGATCGACAATCCTGATATCACCGAGGTCAACCGCCCGGTCGACGTCTATCGCGAGACGCTGCCGAACGGCGTTTCCTACGACACGCTCGACCTGACGCCCGACTCGATCGGCGACAACACGCGCGAATTCGTCGTGCCAGAAGGCCACTTCTTCATGATGGGCGACAACCGCGACAATTCGACCGACAGCCGCTTCAATGTCGGCTTCGTGCCGGGTGAGAACCTCGTCGGCCGCGCCAACATCATCTTCTTCTCGATCGCCAACGGCGCAAGCCCGCTCGAGATCTGGAAGTGGCCGACCGAGATGCGCGCCTCGCGCCTGTTCAACTTCGTCCGATAG
- a CDS encoding helix-turn-helix domain-containing protein: MHFLDIGEVVERTGVPPSTLRYYEEIGLIRSVARHGLRRQFDHDVLMKLSLIGMGKAAGFTLPEISAMFGSDDRPDIPRDQLHAKAKELERQIIELRMLRDVIRHVADCPAPSHMECPSFRKLLKSTTTAPVSRSPKPPPARARSARQR; this comes from the coding sequence ATGCATTTTCTGGATATTGGCGAGGTCGTCGAACGCACTGGCGTGCCGCCGTCGACGCTGCGCTATTACGAAGAGATCGGCCTGATCCGTTCGGTGGCGCGGCATGGCCTGCGGCGACAGTTCGACCATGACGTGCTGATGAAACTGTCGCTCATCGGCATGGGCAAGGCAGCCGGCTTCACGCTGCCCGAGATATCGGCCATGTTCGGCAGCGATGACCGCCCCGACATTCCGCGCGACCAACTGCACGCCAAGGCCAAGGAGCTGGAACGCCAGATCATCGAGCTCAGGATGCTGCGCGACGTCATCCGCCACGTCGCCGACTGCCCGGCGCCGTCGCATATGGAGTGCCCGAGCTTTCGCAAACTGCTGAAGTCGACGACGACTGCACCTGTCAGCCGTTCGCCGAAACCACCGCCGGCACGGGCCAGGTCCGCACGCCAACGCTAG
- the rpoZ gene encoding DNA-directed RNA polymerase subunit omega encodes MARVTVEDCIDKVDNRFELVLLAGHRARQISQGAQITLPRDNDKNPVVALREIADEMLSPDDLKEDLIHSLQKHVEVDEPEPEAPEPADQTTASAIDAEEAEENINFDRMSEEDLLAGIESLVAPEKSDDY; translated from the coding sequence ATGGCCCGCGTAACCGTTGAAGACTGCATTGACAAGGTCGACAACCGCTTTGAGCTGGTGCTGCTCGCTGGCCACCGCGCCCGCCAGATCTCGCAGGGCGCGCAGATCACGCTGCCGCGCGACAACGACAAGAACCCTGTCGTGGCACTGCGCGAAATCGCCGACGAGATGCTGTCGCCCGACGATCTCAAGGAAGACCTGATCCACTCGCTGCAGAAGCACGTCGAAGTCGACGAGCCGGAGCCCGAGGCTCCCGAGCCGGCCGACCAGACCACAGCTTCCGCCATCGACGCCGAGGAAGCCGAAGAGAACATCAACTTCGACCGCATGTCGGAAGAAGACCTGCTCGCCGGCATCGAGAGCCTGGTCGCTCCCGAAAAGAGCGACGACTACTAA
- the rnc gene encoding ribonuclease III, producing MAGKRLTATELADALQLRTGHNFRDHQRLQRALTHGSARSANAGVDYERFEFLGDRVLGLAVADMLLSDFPNAPEGELSVRLNALVNAEALAQIADEIGLAELIRAGSEVRNLAERKRVNLRADALESLIAVIYLDGGLDAAKRFIHKFWKPRAEAAGAARRDPKTELQEWAHQASTSVPAYQIESRTGPDHDPVFSVIVRVGQFLPATGTGRSKREAEQNAAAALLVREGVWKHEETAS from the coding sequence ATGGCAGGCAAACGGCTCACCGCCACGGAACTCGCCGACGCGCTGCAACTCCGCACCGGCCATAACTTCCGCGACCATCAGCGCCTGCAACGGGCGCTGACGCATGGCAGCGCGCGCAGCGCCAACGCCGGCGTCGATTACGAGCGTTTCGAATTCCTGGGCGACCGGGTGCTTGGCCTTGCCGTTGCCGACATGCTGCTGTCGGATTTTCCTAACGCGCCCGAGGGCGAGCTTTCGGTTCGTCTCAATGCGCTGGTCAACGCCGAGGCGCTGGCCCAGATCGCCGACGAGATCGGCCTTGCGGAGCTGATCCGCGCCGGCTCGGAAGTGCGCAATCTGGCCGAACGCAAGCGCGTCAATTTGCGTGCCGATGCGCTGGAATCGCTGATCGCCGTCATCTATCTCGACGGCGGACTGGATGCGGCCAAGCGCTTCATCCACAAATTCTGGAAGCCGCGCGCCGAGGCCGCAGGTGCTGCCCGCCGCGACCCCAAGACAGAACTGCAGGAATGGGCGCATCAGGCCTCGACTTCAGTGCCTGCCTACCAGATCGAAAGCCGCACCGGCCCTGACCACGACCCCGTCTTTTCGGTGATCGTGCGGGTCGGACAATTTTTGCCCGCCACCGGCACCGGCCGCTCCAAGCGCGAGGCCGAGCAGAACGCCGCCGCTGCCTTGCTGGTGCGCGAAGGCGTTTGGAAGCATGAGGAGACCGCATCGTGA
- a CDS encoding response regulator, producing the protein MLVLLMIEDMLADLGCVSVIAAATVEQALALITAHDFDAAMVDMNLNGDNTYVVADALAARGVPFVFSTGYSGHMKDGYRDRPVLKKPFMDKELAEMFAHLLSG; encoded by the coding sequence ATGCTCGTCCTCCTCATGATCGAAGACATGCTGGCCGACCTCGGCTGCGTGTCGGTGATCGCTGCCGCCACGGTCGAGCAGGCGCTTGCCCTCATCACGGCGCATGATTTCGATGCCGCCATGGTGGACATGAACCTGAATGGCGACAACACCTATGTCGTGGCCGACGCGCTCGCCGCGCGCGGCGTACCTTTCGTCTTTTCGACGGGCTATAGCGGCCACATGAAGGACGGCTACCGCGATCGGCCGGTCCTGAAGAAGCCGTTCATGGACAAGGAACTGGCCGAGATGTTTGCCCACCTGCTGTCAGGCTGA
- a CDS encoding GNAT family N-acetyltransferase: MDRDVIRPANLTDASSLAALGLEVWLNTYIRNGVSAFFADYALEHFTAAGFEEILARTDQTILVSQNTVGIDGFIQITSGAPSPVPGCSDLEIAKLYVQPRHQGSGAGGRLLQAALRVCAGTGRPDVWLAVNAENQRAMEFYLRKGFAKAGETRFQIDRQSYPNHVLRYDLALVGA; encoded by the coding sequence ATGGATCGAGACGTGATCAGGCCGGCCAACTTGACGGATGCCTCCAGCCTCGCCGCACTCGGGCTGGAAGTCTGGCTGAACACCTACATCCGCAACGGTGTCAGTGCCTTCTTCGCCGACTATGCGCTCGAGCATTTCACCGCCGCCGGTTTCGAGGAGATCTTGGCGCGGACAGACCAGACAATCCTGGTCTCGCAGAACACCGTCGGGATCGACGGCTTCATCCAGATCACATCGGGCGCCCCCTCCCCTGTGCCCGGCTGTTCCGATCTCGAAATCGCCAAGCTCTATGTCCAGCCCCGCCACCAGGGCTCGGGCGCCGGCGGCAGGCTGCTTCAGGCGGCACTGCGCGTCTGCGCCGGCACAGGCCGGCCCGACGTCTGGCTTGCGGTCAATGCCGAAAACCAGCGCGCCATGGAGTTCTACCTGAGGAAGGGTTTTGCCAAGGCCGGCGAAACCCGGTTCCAGATCGACCGGCAGTCCTACCCCAACCACGTGTTGCGCTACGATCTGGCTCTTGTTGGAGCATGA
- a CDS encoding SDR family oxidoreductase, whose translation MKTVLITGCSSGYGLETARHFHSRGWNVVATMRTPREDILPRSERMRVIALDVTDDASIAAALDASGPLDVLVNNAGIGLVGAFEAMPMVHVRKLFETNTFGVMAMTQAVIPQFRARRSGVVVNVTSSVTLAPMPLAAAYTASKMAIQGFTGSLAHELGAFDVRVKLVEPGYAPSTRFAHNTELRVEDLIPEAYAGFAGPIFAGFATPEMVTKETDVAEAVWLAANDVSGQLRFPAGPDAVALAQAG comes from the coding sequence ATGAAAACCGTACTGATCACCGGCTGCTCGTCAGGCTATGGCCTGGAGACCGCCCGCCACTTCCATTCCAGGGGTTGGAACGTCGTTGCCACCATGCGCACGCCGCGCGAGGACATCCTGCCGCGCTCGGAGCGGATGCGGGTGATTGCGCTCGACGTGACCGATGATGCGAGCATAGCGGCTGCGCTCGACGCCAGCGGTCCGCTCGACGTGCTCGTCAACAATGCCGGCATCGGCCTCGTCGGTGCTTTCGAGGCGATGCCGATGGTGCATGTGCGCAAGCTGTTCGAGACCAACACCTTTGGCGTGATGGCGATGACCCAGGCGGTCATCCCGCAGTTTCGCGCGCGCCGGTCGGGCGTCGTCGTCAACGTGACGTCGAGTGTGACGCTGGCGCCGATGCCGCTGGCCGCCGCCTACACTGCAAGCAAGATGGCGATCCAGGGGTTCACCGGCTCGCTGGCGCATGAGCTTGGCGCCTTCGATGTCAGGGTCAAGCTGGTCGAGCCGGGCTATGCGCCAAGCACGCGTTTTGCCCACAACACCGAGCTGCGGGTCGAGGATCTCATTCCCGAAGCCTATGCCGGCTTTGCCGGGCCGATCTTCGCCGGGTTTGCGACACCTGAAATGGTGACGAAGGAAACCGACGTCGCCGAAGCCGTGTGGTTGGCTGCGAACGATGTGTCGGGGCAGCTGCGCTTTCCGGCGGGACCCGACGCGGTGGCCCTGGCGCAGGCGGGCTGA